From a single Drosophila sulfurigaster albostrigata strain 15112-1811.04 chromosome 3, ASM2355843v2, whole genome shotgun sequence genomic region:
- the LOC133842680 gene encoding uncharacterized protein LOC133842680, with translation MVKLLEKAGCMQLRTAGICIGWLGVVGSVLFFICSVVVIANSGQNLDGMLKKTGFEQESHGTIKQFILLFAYIYMGASFLSCVASGLLIFGTMRDRHLMLLPWLTFSGLGVASSFINLLNAASGFLQSPKGGFDLCLASFTWVVQTYLYLVIYSLYKNIQTKNENGRDLVPSTEAAIPLQQNVPACGNYYKA, from the exons ATGGTGAAACTGTTGGAAAAAGCCGGTTGCATGCAACTCCGCACAGCTGGAATATGTATTGGCTGGCTAGGTGTGGTTGGCagcgttttgtttttcatttgctcGGTCGTTGTTATTGCAAATTCCGGTCAGAACCTTGATGGAATGCTAAAGAAAACTGGATTCGAACAGGAATCGCATGGAACAATTAAGCAAT TTATTCTCCTATTCGCCTATATCTACATGGGTGCTTCATTCTTAAGTTGCGTGGCATCAGGATTACTCATTTTCGGTACAATGAGG GACCGGCATTTGATGTTATTGCCTTGGTTGACATTCAGTGGCCTTGGCGTTGCTTCcagttttataaatttgttgaatgcCGCGAGTGGCTTTCTTCAAAGCCCAAAGGGCGGTTTCGATCTATGCCTTGCATCGTTTACTTGGG TTGTGCAGACCTACTTGTACTTAGTAATTTACTcactatacaaaaatattcaaacgaaaaacgaaaacggtCGCGATTTAGTTCCATCTACAGAAGCAGCAATACCATTGCAACAAAACGTTCCCGCTTGTGGCAACTATTATAAGGCCTAA